The genomic interval ATGGTAAGGATGGGTTTTGATGGTCGCTGGATTAATTTAGTTATGCAATGTGTATGTTCTGTTTCCTATACCATTTCACAAGGTGGGAAGGAGTTGGAGCCCATTGCTGGTCAAAGAGGGTTGCACCAAGGGGATCCTTTATCACCATATCTGTTTATTCTTTGTGATGAAGGTTTTTTATAGTTTGTTGCAGAGTTATGAACAAAGTGGCTTACTCACGGGGTGTAAAATTGCTCGAGGTGCACTGGTAATCTCTCATATGCTCTTTGCTGATGATAGCTACATTTACTGTAAGGCAACTGAGGAAGAAGCGTACAATGTGAAGGAGTTTTTGCACACTTACGAGGTGGCTTCGgggcaaaaaattaatttctctaAGTCTTCTGTGTTTTTTAACAATAATACTGGTATTGAGGTGCAGGATTCCATTTATGCTATGTTGGAAATTTACGAGGCCGATGAAAATGGGTATTACCTGGGTCTTCCGTGTTCGATTGGAAGAAATAAGAATGATATCCTTGGTTTTCTTAAGGATAAGCTTCGGAAGATAATTCAAGGGTGGGAAGGGCGTATCTTATCTCGTGCGGGAAATGAGGTATTCTTGAAATCTATAGCTCAAGTCTTGCCGAGTTATGCTATGAATGTTTTCCTCTTGCCGTCAGACACTTGCAAGGAGTTAGAGCGGCTTATGGCCAAGTTCTGGTGGCGCTCAGATTCAAGTAGTGGTAAGGGTATTAATTGGATGAGCTAAGAGTGGTTGTGTCGTCATAAACATGCAGGGGGATTGGGATTTCGAAGCTTGAGAGATTTTAATTTGGCTCTTTTGGGGAAGCAATATTGGCGTTTGTTGGTTAATGCTGATTCTTTGGTTAGTAGGCTTTATAAGGCTAAATATTATGCTACTGGTAATCTGTTTACTGCTGGATTAGTAGATAATCCTAGTTTCATTTGGCGTAGTATTCTTGAAGCAAAAGATCTTATCCATGCCTGTGCTCAAAGAACAATTGATAATGGGAAAAATGTATCCATTCTTAATGATTTTTGGCTTCCACATGATTCAAATAGCTATGTTGTCTCACGGCACCCTGCTCTTGTGAATAAGTCGGTCAGCTGCCTCTTTCAAGTTGGTACTCGTGCGTGGGATGAGGATGTTGTGAGGGGCCTGTTTGTTGCCCGTGATTAGGACCTTATTTTGTCCATTCAGCTCAGTGATTCGACCGCTAATGATGGTTGGAGTTGGCGACTTGAGACTTATGAGAATTATTCGGTTAAAAGTGCATATAAGTTCTTGCAAGAATCTAAGGGTGCTTGGCGCCGGGAGGCCAATACTGAATTTTGGAAGCGGCTTTGGTCCTTCAAAATTCCTCCTAAGATCAGTATTTTTTTATGGCGAGCTACTTTAGGTGTGCTTCCAACGTGTTTTCAACTCTAAAAGCATTATGTTCCTGTCAAAGTTGACTACTGTTTGTGCAACTCTAGTACTGAAACTATTCAACATACATTGGTGGAATGCTCGGTGGCAAAGGCTGCTTGGCATCGCAGCATAGTGGAGGTCGGGGCTGGGGCTGCAACGTTCAGCAGCTGGTTGTTGGGAATTTTCACCAGGGGGCACGGAGTTGAAATGGAGGAAGCAGTGATGGTGAGTTGGGCTACTTGGCGTGCGCGGAATGACTTTGTTTGGCAAAAGAAGAGTTGGCTTGCTTCAAATATTGTAACATCAGCTAGAATCTTGCTTTATCAATACAAATTTACTCAGGAAAGGAAGGGGCTTTCGTTGTCTCCTTTGAATGATGAGGGACGAAACTATGAGCGTTGGATTGCACCTGTGTTAAACAAGATTAAGGTTAATGTTGATGGGGCTTTATTTGAACAAGAGGGCCGGTTTGGAATGGGCTGTGTAGCTCGAGATCATCATAGAACCATGGTAGAAGCTTTCACAAAGGGAAAGGTTGGGTATGTACAACCCGAAATTGCTGAGATCGTAGGCATCAAAGAAGCGTTGATTTGGATTGCGACTCATCCCTCGGACAATGTAGTGTTAGAAACGGATAGTTTGATGTGTGTCCAAGCAGTCCAAAGTAAAGTTTTTATGTCCTCACAGTTTGGTCTTATTGTTCAAGATGTTAGGAATTTacttttgaatttatcttttgttgagttatgttttgttaaacgatctgcaaacaagttggctcattgcttggcaagagactcttgtttctctacaggtTGTGTGCTTAAATTGGAGGATTGTTCTTCTGAAGTGCGTTCTATTGTTTGAatgagtttaattaataaatcttctgattaattcaaaataataataataataatataacatttatttttctacagaattatatatagtatattatttaataaataaattaacatttaTTTGTAGCACATGTATCTAGGGGTACCAGGATTTTTGTTTAGGGTGGAcaacatataattatttaaagagtaatttgtggcataaatacttaagttttatgtcgcgtagcagataaatacctaagtcgtatttttgacggtaaaaataccttccgtcacacttttggaacttccgtaggtacctctcCGTTTTCTTCCAAGTAAGTGTCCATGTGTCACCCTTTTATTAGTCCACATCATTTAAATTTTATCTCTTATTTAAAAATTCATTTAagcattttaaaataaaaaaaaatacataataaaattaataaaatatctcataaaattaaaaaattattttttcctttttctcttCAATCTCATCCAcgatcttcttctctctcttctcttcttcttcatcatccaTCCCTCTGTAAAATTTATCATCCCTcccgttttttttttctatttccatCAATCTCATTCTCAATCTCTCTATTgcaaactataatttttttttttcaatctattagtaaaattaaaaatccaaAATCATAACCCCACCATACCTGCACACATTAACTTGTGGGAAGCTTTTTGACAATCAGAGATGAAAACTATACAAATGATGATTTAAAGAGATACACCATTAACGACTGAGGATTGGGCAGATTGAGTCTCCAAAAAACGACTTGATCGACCACCTTCCCAGACTTAGGCAACCACCACCGCAAGCTCAGGAAGGTACAATAAGGATGTGACTTTTTGGTTTGAGACTTTTGGATCCGAGGTTGCTGCATCGGATGAGTTCTCTCGGCAAATAGGTAATTAAtttctgggtttttttttttactttgaacAAAAAGTTCAATATTTACTTTTGGATCTGTTTGAATGGAAATCGTTTAAGGAATGGAAGAGAAGCTCAAGTGAAAGAGATAGATCTGGTGAGAAAGTAATTTGGAGATGTGTAACTGTGAGAatcaatatatgtatattttgttttatgctttaatattataatatatgttgTGTATATGTAAGGGAAAATCATTTCAATATGTACAAATCTGAGTTTGTAGAACAAGAATATGGAACAACctattaattttttgggtttttttttgggattttttcaataatatacttaaaatacaaattaatttcaaaaatacctTAACAAATCTCATTTACAATAATACCTTGCCACGTCTTCAAAAAATAccttaatttgaaattaatatgCCTGAAACGAAATTAAtctcaaattatactttttatttttaatttacctCCGTTTTCAAAAGTAACTATTTGGTTACTTAGTTATAATGTTGATAAGAAACTAATtagttaatt from Cannabis sativa cultivar Pink pepper isolate KNU-18-1 chromosome 4, ASM2916894v1, whole genome shotgun sequence carries:
- the LOC115713156 gene encoding uncharacterized protein LOC115713156, with translation MGFDGRWINLVMQCSYEQSGLLTGCKIARGALVISHMLFADDSYIYCKATEEEAYNVKEFLHTYEVASGQKINFSKSSVFFNNNTGIEVQDSIYAMLEIYEADENGYYLGLPCSIGRNKNDILGFLKDKLRKIIQGWEGRILSRAGNEVFLKSIAQVLPSYAMNVFLLPSDTCKELERLMAKFWWRSDSSSGKGGLGFRSLRDFNLALLGKQYWRLLVNADSLVSRLYKAKYYATGNLFTAGLVDNPSFIWRSILEAKDLIHACAQRTIDNGKNVSILNDFWLPHDSNSYVVSRHPALVNKSVSCLFQVGTRAWDEDVVRGLTETIQHTLVECSVAKAAWHRSIVEVGAGAATFSSWLLGIFTRGHGVEMEEAVMVSWATWRARNDFVWQKKSWLASNIVTSARILLYQYKFTQERKGLSLSPLNDEGRNYERWIAPVLNKIKVNVDGALFEQEGRFGMGCVARDHHRTMVEAFTKGKVGYVQPEIAEIVGIKEALIWIATHPSDNVVLETDSLMCVQAVQSCVLKLEDCSSEVRSIV